A window of the Scytonema millei VB511283 genome harbors these coding sequences:
- a CDS encoding Wzt carbohydrate-binding domain-containing protein: TILFVSHSMSTVESLCNRGVLLESGIVSLNASSEEVVRAYLEKAYGTAKELALSQRRDRSGSGRIRVSSFKLLNEQGEEEPALQSGKNYDFAIGYSNNTGERLNNVVVCVDLIDERGVRVILLKSTFTNHNLTLNADRGYILCRVKNFPLVQGMYRVTLHLAHADREVLDHIEDAANVSVDGGDFFGTGNPGIPNLCKFLVNADWSTTAANSNSYTQSI, translated from the coding sequence ACAATTTTATTTGTCAGTCATAGCATGAGTACGGTAGAATCTCTCTGCAATCGAGGTGTTTTACTTGAATCTGGTATTGTCAGTTTAAATGCTAGTTCTGAAGAAGTTGTTAGAGCTTACCTCGAAAAAGCTTACGGTACAGCTAAAGAACTTGCCTTAAGTCAAAGAAGAGATCGCAGTGGTTCGGGAAGAATAAGAGTTTCTAGTTTCAAGCTTTTAAACGAACAAGGCGAAGAAGAACCAGCATTACAATCGGGAAAAAACTATGATTTTGCAATTGGCTATTCAAATAATACGGGAGAGCGTTTAAATAATGTTGTTGTTTGTGTAGATTTGATTGACGAGCGCGGAGTCAGAGTCATTTTATTAAAAAGTACTTTTACCAATCATAACCTCACGCTGAATGCCGACCGAGGGTATATTTTATGTCGCGTCAAGAACTTTCCTTTAGTTCAAGGTATGTATCGAGTAACGTTACATCTAGCTCATGCTGACCGAGAAGTACTCGACCACATAGAAGACGCTGCGAATGTTAGCGTTGATGGAGGCGATTTCTTTGGTACGGGTAATCCTGGTATTCCTAACCTCTGCAAGTTTTTAGTTAATGCTGATTGGTCTACAACTGCGGCTAATTCCAACTCTTACACGCAATCGATTTAA
- the trpC gene encoding indole-3-glycerol phosphate synthase TrpC, whose translation MATIEINHQVASNSKSRHILTEIVWHKQQEVAQMQADMPLAELQKQVSDTPWAEDFLMAIEQSDRQPSLIAEVKKASPSKGVICADFDPVKIAQAYQQSGATCISVLTDRKFFQGSFDNLRKIRQSMALPLLCKEFVIDPYQIYLARAAGADAVLLIAAILSDSSLQNFLKIAHELGMTALVEVHTLGELDRVLALSDVRLIGINNRNLENFHVDLETTRLLMAQRRQQISDLGITVVSESGLHTSEDLSLVANAGVRAVLVGESLVKQPDIEQAVRKLLKTGSRE comes from the coding sequence ATGGCTACTATTGAAATCAATCATCAGGTTGCATCTAACAGTAAATCGCGTCATATTTTGACTGAAATTGTGTGGCATAAACAGCAAGAAGTCGCGCAAATGCAGGCAGATATGCCATTAGCTGAGTTACAAAAACAGGTCAGCGATACACCGTGGGCAGAAGACTTTTTGATGGCGATCGAGCAAAGCGATCGCCAACCAAGTTTGATTGCCGAAGTCAAAAAAGCATCGCCAAGTAAAGGAGTTATCTGTGCTGACTTCGACCCGGTAAAAATTGCCCAAGCATACCAACAAAGCGGCGCAACCTGTATTTCAGTTTTGACCGATCGCAAATTCTTTCAAGGCAGTTTTGACAATCTGCGGAAAATTCGGCAAAGCATGGCACTACCGCTCTTATGCAAAGAGTTCGTTATCGATCCGTATCAAATTTATTTGGCGCGGGCTGCTGGAGCAGATGCAGTATTGCTAATTGCAGCCATTTTATCAGATAGCAGTTTGCAAAACTTTTTAAAAATAGCTCATGAATTGGGCATGACTGCTCTAGTTGAAGTACACACACTTGGCGAACTCGATCGCGTGCTAGCACTATCCGATGTGCGCCTGATTGGAATTAACAATCGCAATCTAGAAAACTTTCACGTCGATTTGGAAACAACACGGCTACTGATGGCACAGCGTCGGCAACAAATTAGCGATTTGGGCATTACCGTTGTCAGCGAGTCTGGTTTACATACATCTGAAGATTTATCCCTGGTTGCCAACGCTGGCGTTCGTGCAGTCTTAGTCGGAGAGTCGCTCGTTAAACAACCCGATATCGAACAAGCTGTACGGAAACTGTTGAAAACAGGGAGCAGGGAGTAG
- the trpA gene encoding tryptophan synthase subunit alpha: protein MISDRFQSLRSRQECALIPFITAGDPYLETTAEALYILDRHGADFIELGVPYADPLADGPVIQAAATRALQRGTRLEQVLEMVATVSPNLKAPLILFTYYNPILNRGVRAFCQQIASAGVRGLVVPDLPLEEATELIQAAADSGIETTLLVAPTSSPERIAAIARQSQGFIYLVSVTGVTGVRSHLQERVKTLLTDMRRITDKPIGVGFGISGAEQARQVKDWGADAAIVGSAFVKHLAAANSTEGLQAIAQLCRELKAAVTTTSLMVNS, encoded by the coding sequence ATGATCTCCGATCGCTTCCAATCTTTACGCAGCCGCCAAGAGTGCGCTTTGATTCCTTTTATTACAGCTGGCGATCCTTACTTAGAAACGACGGCTGAAGCTTTATATATTCTCGATCGCCACGGCGCAGATTTCATCGAGTTGGGCGTTCCCTATGCCGATCCACTGGCTGATGGACCCGTCATTCAAGCAGCGGCGACCCGTGCGTTGCAAAGAGGTACGCGCTTAGAGCAGGTGCTAGAAATGGTAGCAACTGTCAGCCCTAACCTCAAAGCACCGTTGATTTTATTTACCTACTACAACCCGATTTTAAACCGAGGCGTTCGTGCCTTTTGCCAACAAATTGCCAGCGCTGGGGTGCGGGGGTTAGTCGTGCCAGATTTACCTCTAGAAGAAGCGACAGAGTTAATTCAAGCTGCGGCTGATTCTGGCATTGAGACCACCTTACTCGTAGCACCTACCAGCTCTCCCGAAAGGATAGCCGCGATCGCTCGTCAATCGCAAGGTTTTATCTACCTGGTCAGCGTTACGGGTGTAACGGGGGTGCGATCGCACCTACAAGAACGGGTCAAAACTTTGCTAACAGATATGCGCCGCATTACCGATAAACCGATTGGTGTTGGTTTTGGGATTTCTGGAGCCGAACAAGCGCGTCAGGTCAAAGATTGGGGCGCAGATGCGGCGATCGTCGGTAGTGCATTTGTCAAACATTTAGCAGCCGCAAACTCAACTGAAGGATTGCAGGCGATCGCTCAATTGTGTCGAGAACTAAAAGCGGCAGTTACAACTACTTCGCTCATGGTTAACAGTTAA
- the trpB gene encoding tryptophan synthase subunit beta, with protein MVSIRETHNLSAQVQPDSLGRFGRFGGKYVPETLMPALTELEAAYAQYRVDPSFQAELQQLLHDYVGRPTPLYFAERLTQHYQRPDGTGAQIYLKREDLNHTGAHKINNALAQVLLAKRMGKQRIIAETGAGQHGVATATVCARFGLQCIVYMGIHDMERQALNVFRMRLMGTEVRPVEAGTGTLKDATSEAIRDWVTNVESTHYILGSVAGPHPYPMMVRDFHAVIGTETRAQCQQKWGGLPDILLACVGGGSNAIGMFYEFVNEPTVRLIGVEAAGEGVSTAKHAATLTQGRIGVLHGAMSYLLQDEDGQVVEAHSISAGLDYPGVGPEHSYLKDIGRGEYYSVTDAQALDAFKNLAQLEGIIPALETAHAIAYLDILCPQLSGSPRIVINCSGRGDKDVQTVVKLGTVISDE; from the coding sequence GTGGTTAGCATCAGAGAAACTCATAATCTTTCAGCACAAGTACAACCCGATTCCCTGGGTCGGTTTGGGCGTTTCGGTGGTAAGTACGTGCCGGAAACATTAATGCCTGCATTAACCGAGCTAGAAGCAGCCTACGCGCAATATCGGGTCGATCCCAGCTTTCAGGCTGAGTTGCAACAACTACTGCATGATTATGTTGGCAGACCTACCCCTTTGTATTTTGCCGAGCGTCTGACTCAACACTACCAGCGACCCGATGGCACGGGAGCGCAGATTTATTTAAAGCGGGAAGACTTAAACCATACAGGCGCTCACAAAATTAACAATGCTCTCGCTCAAGTTTTATTAGCAAAACGGATGGGCAAGCAAAGAATTATTGCCGAGACGGGAGCGGGTCAGCATGGAGTTGCAACTGCTACTGTTTGCGCTCGCTTTGGCTTGCAGTGCATCGTCTACATGGGCATCCACGATATGGAACGGCAAGCCCTGAACGTATTTCGGATGCGGCTGATGGGGACGGAGGTGCGCCCAGTAGAGGCAGGTACGGGAACTTTAAAAGATGCAACTTCGGAGGCAATTCGAGATTGGGTCACAAACGTAGAATCAACTCATTATATTTTGGGTTCTGTCGCTGGTCCTCATCCCTATCCGATGATGGTACGAGACTTTCATGCCGTTATTGGTACAGAAACTCGCGCCCAATGTCAGCAAAAATGGGGCGGGTTGCCAGATATTCTCTTAGCCTGCGTCGGGGGAGGTTCTAACGCAATTGGAATGTTTTACGAATTTGTCAACGAACCAACAGTCCGGTTAATTGGAGTTGAAGCAGCAGGGGAAGGAGTCAGCACGGCAAAACACGCAGCAACTCTCACGCAAGGACGAATTGGCGTGTTGCATGGTGCAATGAGCTACTTACTTCAAGACGAAGACGGTCAAGTTGTAGAAGCACATTCAATTAGTGCTGGACTAGACTATCCAGGAGTGGGTCCCGAACACAGCTATTTAAAGGATATCGGACGCGGCGAATATTACAGCGTCACGGACGCACAAGCATTAGATGCATTCAAGAATTTGGCTCAATTAGAAGGGATTATTCCAGCTTTAGAAACTGCCCACGCGATCGCTTATTTAGATATTCTCTGTCCGCAATTAAGTGGCAGTCCGCGTATTGTCATCAACTGCTCTGGACGTGGCGATAAGGACGTACAAACTGTCGTGAAGTTAGGGACAGTTATCAGTGACGAGTGA
- a CDS encoding O-methyltransferase produces the protein MAVESVTEDLYSLEHLSHRFQVTPERIAQIATGRNLKQHQISGQLYLQKNEVQQLIEELFLDINDKSRGYEIPEYLQNSPDAWAKTVVKMYREKFTYPASVSPSQGEFLKSLTCNIAPRNVVEIGCFTGISTIWLAAGLEQAGGVGNINSIDLFEDIIPAPPYHRAYLPNPLEYAQNSIENAQLAHRVKFHKSNSVAVGERIHEILSEPIDFIYIDGDHTKEGCEQDFLLFYPHVSVGGYIVLHDIYPEYCNWDGPRYVIDKYIKTSPHFELMEVKTSPFNFGMAVIRKVSQDRSLELRTKLKNTALWQGIKDKPLGKFIKKNIF, from the coding sequence ATGGCTGTAGAATCGGTAACGGAAGATTTGTACTCGCTCGAACACTTATCCCATAGATTTCAAGTTACGCCAGAGCGAATCGCTCAAATTGCTACAGGAAGAAATTTAAAGCAACATCAAATTAGCGGTCAATTGTATTTACAAAAAAATGAAGTTCAGCAGTTAATTGAGGAGTTATTTCTAGATATTAACGATAAAAGTCGCGGTTACGAAATACCAGAGTACTTACAAAATAGTCCTGATGCATGGGCAAAAACTGTAGTTAAAATGTATCGGGAAAAATTTACTTATCCTGCTTCTGTTTCGCCATCGCAAGGTGAGTTTTTAAAATCTCTCACTTGCAATATTGCGCCAAGAAATGTGGTAGAAATTGGTTGTTTTACGGGAATTTCTACAATTTGGCTAGCTGCTGGTTTAGAGCAAGCCGGAGGCGTGGGAAATATTAATTCAATCGATCTATTTGAGGATATCATACCCGCTCCCCCCTATCATCGTGCCTACTTACCTAATCCACTAGAATACGCTCAAAATTCTATAGAAAATGCCCAACTAGCGCATCGAGTTAAGTTTCATAAATCGAACTCTGTAGCCGTAGGAGAAAGAATTCACGAAATTCTGAGCGAACCTATAGATTTTATCTATATTGACGGAGATCATACTAAAGAAGGGTGCGAACAAGATTTCTTGCTTTTTTATCCTCACGTATCAGTTGGTGGATATATCGTATTGCATGATATTTATCCAGAATATTGCAACTGGGATGGACCTCGATATGTTATTGATAAATATATTAAAACCTCTCCTCATTTCGAGTTAATGGAAGTCAAAACTAGTCCCTTTAATTTCGGAATGGCGGTGATTCGTAAAGTGAGTCAAGATAGAAGTTTGGAGTTGCGTACCAAGCTCAAAAATACAGCCTTGTGGCAAGGAATTAAAGATAAGCCATTGGGTAAATTTATTAAGAAAAATATCTTTTAA
- a CDS encoding polysaccharide pyruvyl transferase family protein, with the protein MNQKKKIYLRGAYNLYNFGDDLLLISSIEFFSKHLKLTRENLELYGSKNFESLSQLKFNSDLELKHSVEWSDIIYRINLKLENLKIPIKFPLVVHQLLGHVLRGEWLEQSRFLSFCQLVAIAIIIFTDIILYKLFQKALFTKEYINFLKQLNVIHYMGGGYLNERWLEVIIYEYITISLARSFNPSLKVIGTGLGLGPFKSKTSLVIFKLFAKKFNYLFVREATSLSIVKNLKIDVNTKVLGDDVILLLPTLNQLKFEPGKYRRSSNSITAINLKSFPDYNYALIKAGLENYLKQLLDNRSSRSEYFCFGREPGPGDRNLLEIFERYYRDSLVIRDPYEEGWHSFLSHLATARVGIGCAYHFNIILALSNIPTVGIYSGSYYKQKIVGVMQLLSQYTLVLSLDELGLEKDLAEVVNVAINAHTSGERKSEQMYAAMKREYINAYKSILIS; encoded by the coding sequence ATGAATCAAAAGAAAAAAATCTATCTAAGAGGTGCATACAATTTATATAACTTTGGAGACGATCTGTTACTAATATCAAGTATAGAATTTTTTAGCAAACATCTGAAACTAACCAGAGAAAATTTAGAATTATATGGCTCGAAAAACTTTGAATCACTATCACAACTCAAATTTAACAGCGATTTAGAGTTAAAACACTCAGTAGAATGGTCGGATATAATTTATCGAATTAACTTAAAACTAGAAAATTTAAAGATACCAATTAAATTTCCCTTAGTCGTACACCAACTTCTCGGACATGTTTTAAGAGGAGAGTGGTTAGAACAATCGCGCTTTTTAAGTTTCTGTCAATTAGTGGCGATCGCAATTATTATTTTTACCGACATTATTTTATATAAATTATTTCAAAAAGCTCTGTTTACCAAAGAATATATTAATTTTTTAAAGCAACTAAATGTCATTCACTACATGGGTGGAGGCTACCTTAACGAACGGTGGCTAGAAGTTATTATTTACGAATACATAACTATTAGCTTAGCACGCAGTTTTAATCCAAGTTTAAAAGTTATTGGCACGGGATTGGGTTTAGGACCTTTTAAAAGTAAAACAAGTCTCGTGATCTTTAAGCTTTTTGCTAAAAAATTCAATTATTTATTTGTGAGAGAAGCAACATCTTTATCGATAGTTAAAAATTTAAAAATTGACGTAAATACTAAAGTTTTAGGCGACGATGTTATTTTGCTTTTGCCTACACTGAATCAGCTAAAATTCGAGCCAGGCAAGTACAGGCGCAGTTCAAATTCCATTACAGCTATTAATCTAAAATCTTTTCCAGACTATAACTACGCTTTAATTAAGGCAGGACTAGAAAACTATCTCAAACAGTTGCTAGACAATCGAAGTTCTCGATCGGAATATTTTTGTTTTGGGAGAGAACCTGGTCCAGGCGATCGCAATTTGCTCGAAATCTTCGAGCGCTATTATCGAGATAGTTTAGTGATCCGCGATCCTTATGAAGAGGGATGGCACAGTTTTTTAAGTCACTTGGCTACTGCTCGTGTAGGAATTGGTTGTGCTTACCACTTTAATATAATTCTAGCTCTGTCTAATATCCCGACTGTGGGAATTTATTCTGGAAGTTATTACAAACAAAAAATCGTAGGAGTTATGCAACTCTTGAGCCAATATACACTCGTATTATCACTCGATGAGTTGGGATTGGAAAAAGATTTAGCCGAGGTTGTAAATGTAGCGATTAATGCTCATACATCAGGAGAAAGGAAATCAGAGCAGATGTATGCAGCAATGAAGCGAGAATATATAAATGCTTATAAAAGTATTTTAATAAGTTAA
- the aroF gene encoding 3-deoxy-7-phosphoheptulonate synthase: MIVVLKNGTPEMEITHLSDELSSWGLKVEKSVGKHKIVLGLVGNTVELDPFRVQELSPWIEQVVRVEQPFKRVSREFRHGEPSEVVVSTPNGFVPFGEHHPLVTIAGPCSVENEEMIVYTAQRVKAAGAKFLRGGAYKPRTSPYAFQGHGESALNLLIAARDATGLGIITEVMDTADLDKVAAVADIVQVGARNMQNFPLLKKVGAQDKPVFLKRGMSATIEEWLMAAEYIMAAGNPNVILCERGIRGFDRQYARNTLDLSVIPVLRSLTHLPIAIDPSHGTGKAEYVPSMAMAAIAAGTDSLMIEVHPNPAKALSDGPQSLTPERFDSLMQELAVVGKAMNRWTQKSVNNYQLPVVSGK; the protein is encoded by the coding sequence ATGATCGTAGTATTAAAAAATGGTACGCCAGAAATGGAAATTACTCACCTCAGCGACGAGTTGAGTAGTTGGGGTTTGAAAGTAGAAAAAAGTGTTGGCAAACACAAAATTGTCCTCGGTTTAGTTGGGAACACAGTTGAATTAGATCCGTTTCGAGTCCAAGAACTCAGCCCTTGGATCGAACAAGTCGTGCGGGTCGAACAACCATTCAAGCGCGTCAGCCGCGAGTTTCGCCACGGCGAACCCAGTGAAGTCGTTGTATCAACTCCAAATGGTTTCGTCCCTTTTGGAGAACACCACCCGCTCGTAACGATCGCAGGTCCTTGCTCGGTAGAAAACGAAGAGATGATCGTGTATACCGCACAAAGAGTCAAGGCAGCGGGCGCAAAGTTCCTGCGCGGTGGTGCTTACAAACCTCGTACATCCCCTTATGCATTTCAAGGTCATGGCGAGAGTGCTTTAAATTTACTTATTGCAGCCCGCGATGCAACGGGTTTAGGAATTATCACTGAAGTCATGGACACTGCCGATCTAGACAAAGTTGCAGCCGTGGCTGATATCGTACAGGTTGGGGCGAGAAATATGCAGAATTTTCCCCTCCTCAAGAAGGTAGGAGCGCAAGATAAACCAGTCTTCCTCAAGCGGGGAATGTCAGCCACGATTGAAGAGTGGCTGATGGCAGCCGAATATATTATGGCAGCAGGCAACCCGAATGTAATTCTCTGCGAACGGGGTATTCGCGGTTTCGATCGCCAGTACGCACGCAATACACTCGATTTATCAGTTATTCCCGTGTTGCGATCGCTCACCCATCTACCAATCGCGATCGATCCCAGCCACGGTACGGGTAAAGCCGAGTACGTCCCCTCAATGGCAATGGCAGCGATCGCAGCAGGTACTGACTCACTCATGATCGAAGTCCATCCCAATCCCGCCAAAGCTTTATCCGATGGACCTCAATCACTCACTCCCGAACGGTTCGATTCCTTGATGCAAGAACTCGCCGTTGTCGGTAAAGCCATGAATCGCTGGACGCAAAAATCAGTTAACAATTATCAGTTACCAGTGGTCAGTGGAAAGTGA
- a CDS encoding GNAT family N-acetyltransferase: protein MIHEFTYGKLTDETEKRQLGQILEQCFIGSPSDTESYINGIGVENIRVIRQAKEVVGGLGLLPMGQWYGGVCVPMTGIAAVGIAPEYRGSGAAIALMQNVVRELHSSGIPLSVLYPATQHLYRKAGYEQGGSHCGWEIPTQSIQVKEQPLPAIRVELDNFEWQKLYQQQAKLNNGNLERHQSIWQRLIDSDKEETVYAYLLGSLDRPQGYIIFRQRRGENKSYLVVKDWAILTTAAAKSFWAFLAKHRSQIDQVQWRSSVVESLSLLLPEQSLKPEFVQRWLLRIVSVEKALSARGYPSGIESELHLEVHDDLLEANRGKFILSVANGRGEVTRGGRGEMKLDVRGLAPLYTNLFTPQQLQQSGYLQATEIAIATATALFANSSPWMPDFF from the coding sequence ATGATTCACGAATTCACCTACGGCAAGCTGACAGATGAGACAGAGAAGCGGCAACTGGGGCAGATTCTCGAACAATGCTTTATCGGCTCTCCCAGCGATACTGAGTCATATATTAACGGTATTGGGGTAGAAAATATTCGCGTTATCCGGCAAGCCAAAGAAGTTGTAGGAGGTTTGGGGCTGCTGCCGATGGGACAGTGGTATGGTGGTGTCTGCGTGCCGATGACAGGAATTGCAGCTGTGGGGATCGCGCCAGAATATCGGGGTTCGGGGGCGGCGATCGCCTTGATGCAAAATGTAGTACGGGAACTGCATTCGAGTGGAATACCGCTCTCGGTACTTTATCCAGCTACGCAACATTTATACAGAAAAGCTGGTTACGAACAAGGTGGAAGTCATTGCGGCTGGGAAATTCCGACTCAGAGTATTCAGGTAAAAGAGCAGCCGCTACCTGCTATACGTGTGGAACTAGATAATTTTGAATGGCAAAAGCTATATCAGCAGCAGGCAAAGTTAAACAACGGTAATCTCGAACGTCACCAGTCGATTTGGCAAAGGCTTATTGATTCAGATAAAGAAGAAACCGTTTATGCTTATTTACTAGGTTCATTAGATCGACCCCAAGGCTACATTATTTTTCGTCAACGTAGAGGAGAAAATAAGTCCTATTTGGTGGTGAAAGATTGGGCTATTCTTACCACAGCAGCAGCAAAAAGTTTTTGGGCTTTTCTTGCCAAACACCGTTCGCAAATCGATCAGGTGCAATGGCGGAGTTCAGTAGTTGAATCTTTGAGTTTATTGCTACCAGAGCAAAGTCTCAAACCTGAGTTTGTTCAGCGTTGGCTACTACGAATTGTGAGTGTAGAAAAGGCTTTATCTGCACGGGGTTATCCTTCTGGTATCGAATCAGAACTGCATTTAGAAGTGCATGACGATTTGTTAGAAGCAAATCGGGGCAAGTTTATTCTGTCTGTAGCAAACGGACGGGGTGAGGTGACAAGAGGTGGTAGAGGTGAGATGAAGTTAGATGTGCGCGGTTTAGCACCGTTGTATACAAACTTATTCACTCCCCAACAACTACAGCAATCGGGATATCTCCAGGCTACTGAGATAGCGATCGCCACTGCAACCGCTCTATTTGCTAATTCATCGCCTTGGATGCCTGATTTCTTCTAG
- a CDS encoding anthranilate synthase, whose amino-acid sequence MIPDSHCYITEGGIRVSYSTTEIPVDSAIAEVLLQLNSQRGGVLTSSYEYPGRYKRWAIGFVNPPLELATRENAFTLTAHNDRGAVLLPYLAARLSEDAQLETVQLENSCIVGTVKLAERLYSEEERSRQPSVFTVIRQLLHTFHSSEDDRLGLYGAFGYDLVFQFESMPKLHSRPTDQRDLVLYLPDELVVVDRYQQSAFRYQYEFEIDNSSTRGLPRTGESMDYQGQHLTPTQDCDRAPGEYAQLVREALGYFQRGDLFEVVPSQTFFAACEASPSQLFQTLQQVNPSPYGFIFNLGHEYLIGSSPEMFVRVEGKHIETCPISGTIERGQDAIEDAEQIRQLLNSRKDEAELTMCTDVDRNDKSRICEPGSVQVIGRRQIELYSHLIHTVDHVEGQLRPEFDALDAFLTHTWAVTVTGAPKRAAMQFIERHEPSSRRWYGGAVGWLNFNGNLNTGLILRTIRLQDAIAEVRVGATVLYDSIPEAEAQETITKAAAMFETINRAHQIGDDLSSKTKKLTSDRPQQRPYVLLIDYEDSFVHTLANYIRQTGAIVKTLRHGFSETVFDTERPDLVVFSPGPGRPSDFRVPETVLACVKRQLPIFGVCLGLQGIVEAFGGELGVLNYPQHGKVSRVFVTDSESHLFEDLPTSFEVGRYHSLFALPKLLPSDLKVTAISHDDVIMGIEHREMPIAAVQFHPESIMTLTGDIGLKIVTNIVGNYAKLQASKSVVR is encoded by the coding sequence ATGATCCCTGATTCCCACTGCTATATAACCGAAGGCGGTATTCGCGTTTCTTACTCTACCACTGAGATTCCAGTCGATTCTGCGATCGCAGAGGTGTTATTGCAACTCAATTCTCAGCGGGGAGGGGTATTGACGAGTAGCTATGAGTATCCTGGGCGTTACAAGCGATGGGCGATTGGCTTTGTCAATCCACCCTTGGAACTTGCTACCCGTGAGAATGCTTTTACTCTGACGGCGCATAACGATCGCGGTGCGGTTTTATTGCCATATTTGGCGGCGCGTTTATCTGAAGACGCACAATTAGAAACAGTTCAGCTAGAAAACAGTTGTATTGTTGGCACGGTTAAATTAGCTGAAAGATTATATTCTGAGGAAGAACGCAGCAGACAACCATCTGTCTTCACCGTAATTCGTCAGTTGTTACATACTTTTCACAGTAGCGAAGACGATCGCTTAGGCTTGTATGGTGCTTTCGGCTACGACTTAGTATTTCAGTTTGAGTCGATGCCGAAGTTGCATTCTCGTCCCACCGACCAACGAGACTTAGTATTATATTTGCCGGACGAACTGGTCGTTGTCGATCGCTATCAACAAAGTGCGTTTCGCTATCAGTACGAGTTTGAGATAGACAACAGCAGCACCAGAGGTTTACCGCGTACAGGTGAATCTATGGATTATCAGGGTCAACATTTAACTCCAACTCAAGATTGCGATCGCGCCCCTGGTGAATATGCTCAACTAGTACGAGAAGCACTAGGCTACTTTCAAAGAGGCGATCTATTTGAAGTTGTTCCCAGCCAAACTTTTTTTGCTGCTTGCGAAGCGTCTCCCTCGCAATTATTTCAAACATTACAGCAAGTCAATCCCAGTCCCTACGGGTTTATTTTTAACTTAGGTCACGAATATTTAATTGGTTCGTCTCCAGAAATGTTCGTGCGGGTGGAAGGTAAGCATATTGAAACCTGCCCGATTAGCGGCACAATCGAGCGCGGACAGGATGCGATCGAAGATGCGGAACAAATTCGTCAGTTGCTCAACTCCCGCAAAGATGAAGCCGAACTAACGATGTGTACTGATGTCGATCGCAACGATAAATCGCGGATTTGCGAACCCGGATCGGTACAAGTGATCGGTCGCCGCCAGATCGAATTGTACAGTCACCTGATTCATACAGTCGATCACGTAGAAGGACAACTGCGACCGGAGTTCGATGCTTTAGATGCCTTTTTAACACACACTTGGGCAGTAACGGTGACAGGCGCACCCAAACGCGCTGCAATGCAGTTTATCGAGCGGCACGAACCGAGTTCTCGGCGTTGGTATGGCGGTGCAGTTGGCTGGTTAAACTTCAACGGTAACTTAAATACAGGGCTGATTTTACGCACGATTAGATTGCAAGATGCGATCGCCGAAGTCAGAGTTGGCGCTACCGTCTTGTATGACTCAATTCCAGAGGCAGAAGCGCAAGAAACTATTACGAAAGCTGCTGCCATGTTTGAAACCATCAACCGCGCTCATCAGATCGGCGACGATTTGTCAAGTAAAACAAAAAAATTAACAAGCGATCGCCCTCAACAGCGTCCATACGTGCTGCTGATTGACTACGAAGACTCCTTCGTTCACACCCTCGCGAACTACATTCGCCAAACTGGGGCGATCGTCAAAACGCTACGCCACGGCTTTAGCGAAACAGTTTTCGACACCGAGCGTCCAGATTTGGTAGTGTTTTCGCCGGGTCCTGGCAGACCGAGTGATTTTCGCGTTCCAGAAACAGTTTTAGCCTGTGTCAAGCGGCAACTTCCGATCTTTGGTGTTTGTCTAGGACTGCAAGGAATTGTCGAAGCTTTTGGCGGAGAACTAGGAGTCTTGAATTACCCTCAACACGGCAAAGTTTCTCGCGTGTTTGTTACGGATTCAGAGTCTCATTTGTTCGAGGACTTACCAACATCATTTGAAGTGGGTAGATACCATTCATTATTTGCGCTACCAAAACTTTTACCTTCAGATTTAAAAGTTACAGCAATTTCTCATGACGACGTAATTATGGGCATCGAACATAGAGAAATGCCAATTGCCGCAGTTCAATTTCACCCCGAATCAATCATGACCCTAACCGGAGACATTGGTTTAAAAATTGTCACAAATATTGTTGGCAATTATGCAAAACTGCAAGCATCAAAATCTGTTGTTAGGTAA